A part of Clostridium novyi genomic DNA contains:
- the rnpM gene encoding RNase P modulator RnpM, whose product MKIKKIPNRMCTGCSEMKPKKELIRVVKNKENELSVDLTGKKPGRGAYICRNLECLEKAFKTKRLERNLGIKIDEEIYEKLKSEILE is encoded by the coding sequence ATGAAAATAAAAAAGATACCTAATAGAATGTGTACTGGATGTTCAGAAATGAAACCTAAAAAAGAACTAATAAGGGTTGTAAAAAACAAAGAAAATGAATTATCCGTAGATTTGACAGGTAAAAAGCCTGGTAGAGGTGCATATATTTGTAGGAATTTAGAGTGTCTTGAGAAAGCATTTAAGACAAAGAGATTAGAACGTAACTTAGGAATCAAGATAGATGAAGAAATATATGAAAAATTAAAAAGCGAGATTTTAGAATAA
- the infB gene encoding translation initiation factor IF-2, giving the protein MAKTRVYELAKELNISSRELIDVLSSEFSITVKNHMSVLDEEDAELIKEIFSDEEKSDRSVAAEYEETTQEPIKAKNKERKKDNKQNKSNAGSDGDEEIVIEMEDTITVKELADKLNKPTTEVIKQLMFMGVMAAINQELDLSTAEKLAEKFNAVIVQKEDETIAQESEEENEDFGTQKRPPVVTVMGHVDHGKTSILDAIRKEKVTSTEAGGITQHIGAYTVEINGEKITFLDTPGHEAFTTMRARGAQVTDIVILVVAADDGIMPQTVEAINHCKAAEVPIIVAINKIDKPAANIDRVKQELTEHNLIPEDWGGDVVTVPVSAHTKEGLDSLLEMITLTAEVEELKADPERKAKGTVIEAKLDKGRGPVASLLVQNGTLKVGDSIIVGNTYGRIRAMFDDKGKNIKSAGPSIPVEILGLSEVPAAGDRFNVVKDEKTARNMADKRKEKLRAERIQSSNRVSLEDLYNQIQEGKVKELDVIVKADVQGSVEAVTQSLEKLSTDCVKVRVIHGAVGAISETDVTLSAASNAIIIGFNVRPSNNASVLAEKEGVTVRTYRVIYDALDDIKAAMVGMLEPEYREAVLGSAEVRAVYKISSVGTIAGCYVLNGKITRDSSVRIIRDGIVIFETEISSLKRFKDDAKEVAKGYECGLSVEKFNDIKEGDIIEAFTMEEIKPKNL; this is encoded by the coding sequence TTGGCTAAAACAAGAGTTTATGAATTAGCGAAAGAATTAAATATATCTAGTAGAGAACTTATAGATGTACTTTCAAGCGAATTTAGCATAACAGTCAAAAATCATATGAGCGTATTGGATGAAGAAGATGCGGAGTTAATAAAAGAAATATTCAGCGATGAAGAAAAATCAGATAGAAGCGTTGCGGCTGAGTATGAAGAAACTACACAAGAACCTATAAAGGCTAAAAATAAAGAGCGTAAAAAAGATAACAAACAAAATAAAAGTAATGCAGGATCTGATGGAGACGAAGAAATAGTTATAGAAATGGAAGATACTATTACTGTTAAAGAGCTAGCTGATAAGTTAAATAAACCTACAACTGAAGTTATAAAACAACTAATGTTTATGGGTGTAATGGCAGCTATAAATCAAGAATTAGATTTAAGTACAGCAGAAAAGTTAGCGGAAAAATTTAATGCCGTTATAGTGCAAAAAGAAGATGAAACCATAGCTCAAGAATCAGAAGAAGAAAATGAAGATTTTGGAACACAAAAAAGACCACCAGTTGTAACTGTAATGGGTCATGTTGACCACGGTAAAACATCTATATTAGATGCTATAAGAAAAGAAAAGGTTACATCAACAGAAGCAGGTGGAATAACTCAACATATAGGTGCTTATACTGTTGAAATTAATGGTGAAAAGATAACATTCTTAGATACTCCAGGACATGAAGCTTTTACAACTATGAGAGCAAGAGGAGCACAAGTTACAGATATAGTTATTCTTGTTGTAGCAGCAGATGATGGAATAATGCCTCAAACTGTAGAAGCAATAAATCACTGCAAAGCAGCAGAAGTACCTATAATAGTTGCTATAAATAAGATTGATAAACCAGCAGCTAATATAGATAGGGTTAAACAAGAATTAACAGAACACAATTTAATCCCAGAAGATTGGGGTGGAGATGTTGTAACTGTTCCTGTATCAGCTCATACAAAAGAAGGATTAGATTCATTACTTGAAATGATTACATTAACAGCTGAGGTTGAAGAATTAAAAGCTGATCCAGAAAGAAAAGCAAAGGGTACTGTAATAGAAGCTAAATTAGATAAAGGAAGAGGACCAGTTGCATCTTTATTAGTTCAAAATGGTACATTAAAGGTAGGAGATTCAATCATAGTTGGTAATACATATGGAAGAATTAGAGCTATGTTTGATGATAAAGGAAAGAATATTAAATCAGCAGGGCCATCTATACCAGTAGAAATACTAGGGCTTTCAGAAGTACCAGCTGCTGGAGATAGATTTAATGTAGTTAAAGACGAAAAGACAGCAAGAAATATGGCTGATAAGAGAAAAGAAAAATTAAGAGCTGAACGTATTCAATCAAGTAATAGAGTTTCACTTGAAGACTTATATAATCAAATTCAAGAAGGAAAAGTTAAAGAACTTGATGTAATAGTTAAAGCAGATGTTCAAGGGTCAGTTGAAGCTGTTACACAATCTCTTGAAAAGTTATCAACAGATTGTGTAAAAGTAAGAGTTATACACGGAGCTGTTGGAGCTATAAGTGAAACAGATGTTACTTTATCAGCAGCTTCAAATGCTATAATAATAGGATTTAATGTTAGACCTTCTAATAATGCAAGTGTTCTTGCTGAAAAAGAAGGAGTTACAGTAAGAACTTATAGAGTAATATATGATGCGTTAGATGATATAAAAGCTGCTATGGTAGGTATGCTAGAACCTGAATATAGAGAAGCAGTATTAGGATCAGCAGAAGTTAGAGCTGTATACAAAATCTCAAGTGTTGGAACTATTGCAGGTTGTTATGTGTTAAATGGTAAAATCACAAGAGATAGTAGTGTTAGAATTATAAGAGATGGTATTGTTATCTTTGAAACAGAAATTTCATCATTAAAGAGATTTAAAGATGATGCCAAAGAAGTTGCAAAAGGATATGAATGTGGACTATCTGTTGAGAAGTTTAATGATATAAAAGAAGGAGATATAATAGAAGCCTTTACTATGGAAGAAATAAAACCTAAAAACTTATAG
- the truB gene encoding tRNA pseudouridine(55) synthase TruB, translated as MDGILNIYKPIGITSFDVVRQIKKVTGIKKIGHTGTLDPLATGVLPICIGKGTKIVDYLMKDFKVYKAELKLGVITDTYDREGKELSIKDVNVSKKEIIDKINSFKGNILQVPPMYSALKVNGKRLYELAREGKEVERVARPVTIYDIEILDISIPYIKFMVKCSKGTYIRSLCYDIGDNLGCGGAMWNLERVQSGSFNKDNSITLENLTKDNVEDYIIPIDDALSQYDKAIVNSKAEKLLINGVRIADKRLLNTIELNKLYRIYNEDNKFLGLGLRNNQGLKIEKLLL; from the coding sequence ATGGATGGAATATTAAATATATATAAACCTATTGGTATAACATCATTTGATGTTGTACGACAAATAAAAAAAGTAACAGGTATAAAGAAGATAGGACATACAGGTACTTTAGACCCATTAGCTACTGGGGTATTACCTATATGTATTGGAAAAGGAACAAAAATAGTAGATTATTTAATGAAAGATTTTAAAGTATATAAGGCTGAACTAAAATTAGGAGTAATTACTGATACATATGACAGAGAAGGAAAAGAACTTTCTATTAAAGATGTTAATGTATCAAAAAAGGAAATTATAGATAAGATTAATTCATTTAAAGGTAATATTCTTCAAGTTCCTCCTATGTATTCAGCATTAAAAGTGAATGGCAAAAGATTGTATGAACTTGCTCGTGAAGGAAAAGAAGTAGAAAGAGTAGCAAGACCTGTAACTATATATGATATTGAGATTTTAGATATTAGTATACCGTATATAAAATTTATGGTTAAATGCTCTAAAGGTACATATATAAGAAGTTTATGTTATGACATTGGAGATAACCTTGGCTGCGGAGGTGCTATGTGGAATCTTGAAAGAGTACAAAGTGGTAGTTTTAATAAGGATAACTCTATAACATTAGAAAATCTAACTAAAGATAATGTAGAAGATTATATTATTCCAATTGATGATGCATTAAGTCAATATGATAAGGCTATTGTAAATTCAAAAGCTGAAAAATTGTTAATTAATGGGGTTAGAATTGCTGATAAGAGACTTTTAAACACCATAGAGCTGAATAAACTATATCGTATTTACAATGAAGATAATAAGTTCTTAGGTCTTGGATTGAGAAATAATCAAGGATTAAAAATTGAGAAACTATTACTTTAG
- a CDS encoding DHH family phosphoesterase, with translation MIIDSIITSIKESKKIGITCHVSPDGDSIGSSLALMQGLLKLGKETYIISKEDLPDTFKFLPYSKEISTSIGTVLPNTDIVIVVDCGNVERINFQDDINNRQYKLINIDHHLSNDYYGDFNYVDSKASAAAEIIYEILNLLQVSLDKNICSCLYTSLITDTGSFRHSNTTKRTHEIAGNLISYGIDFSEIHRTIFENMKFNNLKLHGKIIENMYMKLNDKVCIMNLTQDMLEEFHVEKGDTSDIINIATKIGSVEVAILFKEADNGTKVSLRSKNIVDVRRIAELFNGGGHIRAAGFFSEKKLQEIEEILTKEIEKELI, from the coding sequence ATGATAATAGATAGTATTATCACTAGCATTAAAGAAAGTAAAAAAATAGGAATTACTTGCCATGTTTCTCCCGATGGAGACTCAATAGGAAGCTCCCTTGCATTAATGCAAGGGCTTCTTAAGTTAGGCAAGGAAACCTATATAATTTCTAAGGAAGATTTACCAGATACATTTAAATTTTTGCCTTATTCAAAAGAAATAAGCACAAGCATAGGCACAGTTCTACCAAATACTGATATTGTTATAGTTGTAGATTGTGGTAATGTAGAAAGAATAAATTTTCAAGATGATATAAATAATAGACAGTACAAGTTAATTAATATAGATCATCATTTAAGTAATGATTATTATGGTGATTTTAACTATGTTGATTCAAAGGCCTCAGCTGCTGCAGAAATTATTTATGAAATTCTAAACTTATTACAAGTATCTTTAGATAAAAATATATGTTCTTGTTTATATACATCATTAATTACAGATACTGGGTCCTTTAGACATTCCAATACAACTAAACGTACTCATGAAATTGCAGGTAATCTAATATCTTATGGAATAGATTTTTCTGAAATTCATAGAACTATTTTTGAAAACATGAAATTTAATAATTTAAAATTACATGGTAAAATTATTGAAAATATGTATATGAAATTAAATGATAAAGTATGTATTATGAATTTAACTCAAGATATGTTAGAAGAGTTTCATGTAGAAAAAGGAGATACTTCTGATATTATAAATATAGCAACTAAAATAGGAAGTGTAGAAGTTGCTATATTATTTAAAGAGGCTGACAATGGAACAAAAGTTAGTTTAAGATCTAAAAATATAGTAGATGTCAGAAGAATAGCTGAGTTATTTAATGGTGGAGGTCATATTAGGGCAGCAGGATTTTTTAGTGAGAAGAAACTACAAGAAATTGAAGAAATTTTAACTAAAGAAATAGAAAAAGAGTTGATCTAA
- a CDS encoding bifunctional riboflavin kinase/FAD synthetase, which produces MLIYEDNFKATLSEKTYIALGSFDGLHIGHMSLIDKTIELAKANNAKSMVFTFKNHPLTVINNDIAPKLIINNETKTKLLEKAGIDIVNYANFDDIFMKISPEDFIENMLTHYNVKGIIVGFNYRFGYKNLGDIDLLKKLSCKLGFDLKIINPVKINNEVVSSTRIRQLISEGDIVKANTFLNRNFVLKGKVMHGKQLGRKINFPTTNLDYDKKFVLPRGGVYYTSVNYNNKKYKGITNIGYNPTVKDEKLSIETHILDFQKEIYDEILEIYFHERIRDEKKFDSIEELANQLTKDKKYALSKNIIEYGL; this is translated from the coding sequence ATGCTAATATATGAAGATAATTTTAAAGCTACATTAAGTGAAAAAACTTATATAGCACTAGGAAGCTTTGATGGATTACATATAGGGCATATGAGTCTTATAGATAAAACTATTGAACTTGCAAAGGCGAATAATGCTAAAAGTATGGTGTTTACATTTAAGAATCATCCTTTAACTGTTATCAACAATGATATAGCACCTAAACTTATTATAAATAATGAAACAAAAACTAAACTGCTTGAAAAAGCAGGTATAGATATTGTTAACTATGCTAATTTCGATGATATATTTATGAAAATATCACCAGAAGACTTTATAGAAAACATGTTAACACATTACAATGTTAAAGGTATTATTGTAGGTTTTAACTATAGGTTTGGATATAAAAACTTAGGTGATATTGATTTATTAAAGAAATTAAGTTGTAAGTTGGGATTTGATTTAAAAATAATAAATCCAGTTAAAATTAATAATGAAGTAGTTAGCAGTACTAGAATAAGACAATTAATTTCAGAAGGTGATATAGTAAAGGCAAATACATTTTTAAATCGTAATTTTGTTTTAAAGGGAAAAGTTATGCATGGAAAACAATTGGGCAGAAAAATAAATTTTCCAACAACAAATTTAGATTACGATAAGAAATTTGTATTGCCAAGAGGTGGTGTATACTATACATCTGTAAACTATAATAATAAGAAATATAAAGGTATAACTAATATAGGTTATAATCCTACTGTAAAGGATGAAAAATTAAGTATTGAAACACATATATTAGATTTTCAAAAAGAAATATATGATGAGATTTTAGAAATATATTTTCATGAGAGAATAAGAGATGAAAAAAAGTTTGATTCTATAGAAGAATTAGCTAATCAATTAACTAAAGATAAAAAGTATGCTTTAAGTAAAAATATAATAGAATACGGACTTTAA
- the rbfA gene encoding 30S ribosome-binding factor RbfA yields MAKYRLGRINEEVRKEISNIIRDDIHDPRLTAMVSVTRVEVTNDLRYAKVFISIFGSNNSKEETLEALKSSAGFIRREVGHRVKLRYTPEIVLELDESIEHGMHINDLLSNLKGNKRNDNR; encoded by the coding sequence ATGGCTAAATATAGACTTGGAAGAATAAATGAAGAAGTAAGAAAAGAAATTAGCAATATAATTAGAGATGATATTCATGATCCTAGACTTACTGCTATGGTTAGTGTTACAAGAGTTGAAGTTACAAATGATTTAAGATATGCAAAAGTATTTATAAGTATATTTGGTAGCAATAATTCAAAAGAAGAAACTCTTGAAGCATTAAAGAGTTCTGCAGGATTTATAAGACGTGAAGTGGGTCATAGAGTAAAGTTAAGATATACTCCTGAAATAGTATTAGAATTAGATGAGAGTATAGAACATGGTATGCACATAAATGATCTTTTAAGTAATTTAAAGGGGAATAAAAGAAATGATAATAGATAG